The window TGCGGTCTGCGGCCTGCGCCTCGGCCGCCTTACGCACGGCCCGCTCCTCGGCGCGGCTCACGGGCTTCGGCTCCGGCGTCACGACCGGTCGCAGTCGCCCGACGACGGCCGCCAGGTCCTCACGCTGCGGTGTCAGCTCACCGGCGAAGAGCTTCTGCTTCGCCAGCGCGCGAGAGATGTCGGCCGGTTCGGCGACGCCGTCGACGTGCAGCACGTCGCCGTCGGACCGGACCTTGAAACCTGCCGCGCGGAGGGTCGCGACCGCCTGGGCGGGCTCGTCGATCCGCACCCGGACGCTGACCTTGCCGTCCCCCAGGAGGTCAGCGGCGGTGCCCTGCGCGAGGACTCTGCCGCCGTCGAGCACCGTTACCGTGTCCGCGATCTGCTGCGCCTCGGTGAGGACTCCGGTCGCGACGAGCACGGTCTTGCCCTGGTCCGCGAGGCGGCGCAGGGCCTGCCGGATCTCGCGTGTGCCGACTGCGTCCAGCCCCGCGCTCGGCTCGTCGAACACGAGGAGGTCGGGATCGCGCAGCAGGGCCGCCGCGAGCGCCAGGCGGCGGGCCTCGTCGGCGGAGTAGGTGCCGTACGCCGCCCTGGCCCGGTCGCTGAGGACCACGCGCGTGAGGATCTCGTCGACGCGGGCACGCGGCACGCCTGCCGCGCTCGCGAGGAGCGCCAGGTTGCGGCGGCCGCTCAGCCGGGCCTGGAATCCGGGTTCGCCGACGACGGCGCCGATGCGGCCGGCCAGTTCGGGCAGGCCGTCCGGGACGGGGACGCCGAAGACCTTGATGGCGCCCCCGTCGGCGCGCGCGAGGCCGGTGAGCAGGCGGAGCGTGGTGGTCTTGCCTGATCCCGGCAGCCCGAGCAGCGCGTGCACGCCGCCGGCGGGCACCCGCAGGTCCAGCCCGTCCATCCCCACGGCGCGCCCCCGCACAGACCGGTAGGTCTTGCGCAGCCCGAGCGTCTCGATCGCGGCGTCGCTCCCTGGGATCACCCGCACAGGGTAGGGCATAACGGACAGCGATGATCTTCCGCCGTCGGGCCGGCTTCCGTCGTCGGTCCGGCTTCCGCCGTCGGACAGAGACCTACCAGCTCATCGCGCCGTGCAGCGAGGTCGGCGCCGGGTCCACGCCGAGCCGCTCGCGCAGCACGGTGAGGTCGTAGGTGCGCTCCATCGCGAAGTGGCTGATGGTGTAGCGCGACAGGCGCGGCTCGCGCCCGGTCCGCCGGGCCACGCGCTCCGCTACCCACGCGAGCGCGTTTGCGAGCCGGATCGGGATCGCCACCACCTGCACGGGCCGGAACCTGGCGAACATCAGCAGCTCCAGGGTCTGGTGCAGGTCGACAGGCCGCGCATCGGCGACGTTCGCCACGAGCGGCAGGCCGGCCGCGATCTCGGGGCCGACGTCGGCGTCCAGCGCCGCGCGCACCGCGTGGGCCAGGGTGTTGATGTGCGTGAGGTGCTGCCGTACGTTCCCGCCGCCGGGGACCGCCAGCCAACCGGCGAACGCCGCGGACTCGAGCCGCGGCAGCAGGGTCGTGTCCCCCGGTCCGTAGACGGCGCGCGGTCGCAGCACGACGACGGGTCCGCGGTCCTCGCGTGCGGCGTCGCCCGCGAGGTAACGCTCGGCCGCGGCCTTCGTGGAACCGTAGGCGTTGACGTAGCCGTGCGCGGGAGCGTCGGCCTCGGTCGCGGCGACGCTCGGCTTGCGGGGGTCGTACACGCTGCCCGAGGACACGTGCACGAACCGCGCCTCCGGGAACGTCTCGCGCACCGCGCGGGTGCCCTCGACGTTGACGATCCACGCGCGGGCATGGCTGCCGCCGTCGCCCACTGCCGCGCCGCAGTGCACGACGGCGTCGATGTGCTCGGGCCGGTCCTCCTTGGCCAGGGGCCCGTCCCGCAGGTCCCAGAACTGGTGGGTGACCTGCTGGAGGAGCTCGTCGGGCAGCCGGGGGACACGGCGCGAGAACGCCACGACCTCGTGTCCGTGCGCCGCGAGATCGCGGACCACGGCACCTCCGACAAAACCTGACGAACCGGTCACAGCCACCTTCATGCGCGCACTGTACCGGCCAGTGGTGACACCAGACTGACCAGCGCACGACGGTCAGGTTTCCGGGAGCGGCCCGCGAGCGGCAGATGCGACGCCTCGACCACCAGATCGGGCAGGGCACCGTGGTCCAGGACGTGCGGGACACGGTCCGCGACGGCCCGGGCGAGGTCGGTGCCGGTCCGGACCTGGGGCGTGCCCGCTCCCCCGGCACCGATCCCGCCCTCGGCCGTCACCACGAGGACCACGCGCTCGTCGCCGTCGGGCACGGGGACGCCGACCAGCACGGCCTCGGCCACGCCGGGCAGGTCGCGCAGCCGTGGCTCGAACAGGCCCGGATAGATGTTCACGGTGCCACGGATGATCATGTCCCGGTTCCGGCCGACCAGCACGATCCGCCCGTCGGCGTCCTGGAACGCGAGGTCGCCGGTGCGGTGCTCGGTCGCCCGGGGCTTGCCGGCGTCGAGATCGGACAGGTACCCGGCCATCAGGGAGGGCCCCGTGAGCACAAGCTCGCCCACCGGCGGGGGCTCCGGATCGGTGGCGCCCGGGTCGGGATCTTCCAGGTCGGCAGCATCCGGGTTCGGAGCGTCCCCGTCCGGAACGCCAGGATCCGGAACGCCAGGATCCGGAACGCCAGGATCCGGAACGCCAAGGTCGGAAGAGTCCAAGTCTGCGACCGCCGTGTCGATCCGGACGCCGATGCCGGGGAGCGGGCGGCCCACCAGGTCACCGGCCGCAGCGGCGGCGATCTTCTCGTCCGCCTCGGTCATCGCCGCCGGCAGGATCTCGGTGGCGCCGTAGACGGCGATCCAGCGGGTGCCAGGCAGGACGCGGCGGCCACGCTCGAGCAGCGCGACGGTCACGGGCGCCGCACCGACCGCCAGGACGGTCGGGCCCTCGGCGGGCACCTCGCCCGCCTCGACGACGTCGAGCAGTGCCGTCACGTCGGCGGGCACCAGGAACGACGAGTCGGCCCCCGCAACCCCCCGCGCGAACGCCTCCGGCGCGTCCTTGGGGGTTCTCGCCGGGATCTCCCACGTGCCGCCCGTGACGATCGCCGGCAGCCCGAGGAACAGCTGGTCGGTGTACGCCCGCTGACCGGGCCGCAGGTCGCCGACCTGCGCGAACAGGTCGAGCATCCCGCCGAGCGTGCGTGCGGTGTGCACCACTGCCTTCGGGTCCGACGTCGTCCCGGACGTGAAGACGACGAGCGCCTCCCGGTCGTCCAGTTCCGGCACCGGGCCTGACGCCGAGCCCAGTCCTGCCGTCCACAGGCTCGCCACCCGGCGGGCGCGCCGCGGCACACCCGGCAGCCACGGGCCGGCGTACAGGTGCCGCACCGGCAGCCGCCCGTAGTCCGGCAGCAGCAGCCCGCGCGACCGGGCGATCCCGCGCAGCGGACCGGACGACGCCGCGTACAGCAGCGCCTCCGTCGCGGCCCAGCGCGGGCGCGCCGCCGCGATCCGGGCGGCGAACAGCTCCGACGTCGAACCAGGATCCACAAAGACGACGACGCCCCCCGCGCGCAGGATCGCGAGGCAGAGGATCACGCCCTCGGGCCGGGGCCGGATGCTGTACAGCACCCGGTCGCCGGGCTCCATCCCCTGCGCTCGCAGCCCGCCCGCCGCTCGCTCCACCCGCTCGGCGAGCTCGCCGAAGGTGACCTCCTCGCGCACACGAGCGCCGTCGTGCCTGCGATCGCCGTCGGGCCCACTGAACCGACCTCCCGCGAACCGACCTCTTGCGAACCGGCCGCCCCCGAACCAGTCGCCCCCAAACCAGCGGAGCGCGACGGCGTCGGGCGAAGCCCGGGCCACGGCCAGCAGATCGTCCACGAACGTCATGCCGCCTCCAGAGTCAGCTCGAGGGACCGGTACGCCGGGACGAGCACGCCACGCG is drawn from Promicromonospora sp. Populi and contains these coding sequences:
- a CDS encoding NAD-dependent epimerase/dehydratase family protein, whose product is MKVAVTGSSGFVGGAVVRDLAAHGHEVVAFSRRVPRLPDELLQQVTHQFWDLRDGPLAKEDRPEHIDAVVHCGAAVGDGGSHARAWIVNVEGTRAVRETFPEARFVHVSSGSVYDPRKPSVAATEADAPAHGYVNAYGSTKAAAERYLAGDAAREDRGPVVVLRPRAVYGPGDTTLLPRLESAAFAGWLAVPGGGNVRQHLTHINTLAHAVRAALDADVGPEIAAGLPLVANVADARPVDLHQTLELLMFARFRPVQVVAIPIRLANALAWVAERVARRTGREPRLSRYTISHFAMERTYDLTVLRERLGVDPAPTSLHGAMSW
- a CDS encoding class I adenylate-forming enzyme family protein, translated to MTFVDDLLAVARASPDAVALRWFGGDWFGGGRFARGRFAGGRFSGPDGDRRHDGARVREEVTFGELAERVERAAGGLRAQGMEPGDRVLYSIRPRPEGVILCLAILRAGGVVVFVDPGSTSELFAARIAAARPRWAATEALLYAASSGPLRGIARSRGLLLPDYGRLPVRHLYAGPWLPGVPRRARRVASLWTAGLGSASGPVPELDDREALVVFTSGTTSDPKAVVHTARTLGGMLDLFAQVGDLRPGQRAYTDQLFLGLPAIVTGGTWEIPARTPKDAPEAFARGVAGADSSFLVPADVTALLDVVEAGEVPAEGPTVLAVGAAPVTVALLERGRRVLPGTRWIAVYGATEILPAAMTEADEKIAAAAAGDLVGRPLPGIGVRIDTAVADLDSSDLGVPDPGVPDPGVPDPGVPDGDAPNPDAADLEDPDPGATDPEPPPVGELVLTGPSLMAGYLSDLDAGKPRATEHRTGDLAFQDADGRIVLVGRNRDMIIRGTVNIYPGLFEPRLRDLPGVAEAVLVGVPVPDGDERVVLVVTAEGGIGAGGAGTPQVRTGTDLARAVADRVPHVLDHGALPDLVVEASHLPLAGRSRKPDRRALVSLVSPLAGTVRA
- a CDS encoding ATP-binding cassette domain-containing protein, encoding MIPGSDAAIETLGLRKTYRSVRGRAVGMDGLDLRVPAGGVHALLGLPGSGKTTTLRLLTGLARADGGAIKVFGVPVPDGLPELAGRIGAVVGEPGFQARLSGRRNLALLASAAGVPRARVDEILTRVVLSDRARAAYGTYSADEARRLALAAALLRDPDLLVFDEPSAGLDAVGTREIRQALRRLADQGKTVLVATGVLTEAQQIADTVTVLDGGRVLAQGTAADLLGDGKVSVRVRIDEPAQAVATLRAAGFKVRSDGDVLHVDGVAEPADISRALAKQKLFAGELTPQREDLAAVVGRLRPVVTPEPKPVSRAEERAVRKAAEAQAADRKKAADQRKAAKEATAQEAAAEAEAAAKQAAIEERAAAKQAAVDEKAAEKQAAAAAKDAAKQAAIDEKAAAKQAAIDERAAAKQAKIDDKAAQKLAAANAKAAKSGAKSDAKPAGKPDAKPDTKPDTKKPAARSAKES